The DNA window TGAACCAGAGGATAACTATTACCAAAAAAAGCTAAGTTACTTTTTTTCAGCACATAGTTATAAAATATGACTATATAGTATATTGGCTAGTGCATGATTGTGCAAATTACAttcttttgtattatatttaatttctGTTACTATTTCATTCTAAtagattttttattcttacagCTCTGCCTATCTCTCTTGGTAGCATGCTTGCCACTCAGGGTTTGATCTACAAAGGTTAGTAAATCTTGTGTAACCGTTGTTCCCATGTTATCATGCATGCCCTATCCTGATGTACCATGGAACACATCCTCCTTATAGTATATTGATAAGAAGGGGAGATAGTTTATTCAAATGTTAACCTAAATACTTGCCATATTCCAGGatgaaaaatagaaaaccatTTTTCTTTCGTTGCAGGATATCTGTCTAAAAACAAGAGGTTTGGATCCTTACCGAAACTTGCTTGTAAGTGTAAAAGAATTACCAGACAAACATCAGTGTCTGTCATTCCCAGTAGTGTGTATCAGTTGTCATAGTAGAACATAATAATAGTCTGCTATCCCTATATCTGTGTTTTGTGTGTCTAAATCATATCATTGGTGTATTGTTCTATTTGGAGATATCAGTGTCACAGTGCTATGTACAAAGTACAATGTATAAGTAAAAAGATGATATCAATTGTGTCTCCCCATTACAGTGGCTGGTGCCCTGGGTTTCCTTATTGGAAAGATTTCATATATGGGAACTTGCAAGACAAAGTTTCAACATACTGGTATGGACAAGATGTTTGAGGCTGGCTTTGCTCCTTCCATCGCTGTTGGATTCTGTCCAAAATTCATGGGAAACAAGAACAGGTAAATGGCATAATGTGTGACTTGTGTTCTGTATGGTACAGTATAAAGAAGTACTAAATCCCATGACTAGGTGATGTACAAGCATCAATGAGTACACACAAACCTTTCTTAGCTTTCCCTGGTATATTTAAATCCTTCTTCGTTTGTATCTAATACCCTcccttcccagacactgcagattacAGTGGGAAGGTTTCAGCATCACAGGTCAGTCTGGAAAGCAGTATGCAGGACTAGGTGTGGTCAGGTTCTAATTGATAAACTGCAGGGTAATGAATCAGTAATGACAATTACTAAGAACCAGACCCCCTACATGATTATTATATTCCACTGCAATGTGAGCCTACAAAAAAAGTAGCAACCCTGCTCTAAATTTAGGAACAGTGCATCATTGTTACCTTGGACCTCACTGTAATTATTAGACAGGTATATGTAGGACTTTGGGCTCATTACTATTTTTTTGATGAGAAGCCGTAGTTAAACTTCaactcagtggtccccaaccactAGGCTGCCAGATTGGTACCTGGCCATGGGCTGTGCCGAACCATGCCGCAGATGTTCTTGTTGGCTGCAGTCACTGGGGTTTGAGAGGCACTATGGCCCACGCAGAGCTTTAATTTAAATTACAGACAGCCTGTTGCATGAAATGCAGCTTTTGTGTTGTGTGCATGGCCCTGTGAAAAAGAAGCAAAGCAAATTATCTGCTGAGAATTGCATGCCTTCTTGAAAAGACTtcaaggttttttaaaaaaaaatgttaaatctgaGCTAAGTCATTCTTTATTAACGTTCGGTGACTTTTTTATTCACCAGTCAATGCCAGCATCGCTGTGAGGAATGTAAGAAGAAATGCTCCAAGGCAAGAGAACAGGCTGAACAACAGTCTGCACAGCCCCCCTCCACCTCCTGAACTAATGTAAGTATTCTACTATAAACATTATTAGTGACCCAGGCTTCCTAACCATCATGCCTGTAACTatcttatcaaaaaaaaaaaaaaacactctacaTGAGCTAAGTATACACTAGTTTCCAAATATCTACATTAATATGATtacaatcccttttttttataaagcaccaacatattgcaaagTGCCAGATAGTTACATCTAGTGTTGCCCCCTGCTGGACACAGtatgttttgcacttttttcctACTTAAGTAATCTATGGGGCATTGATTTTAGATATAATACCCAAGCAATGcacaataaacataacaaaagaagGCTATTTTCCTATCCCAGCACAAATAGACGTTCCTTAACAGAAACCAGTTATAAAAAAAGCCATTGTCAACCGATACTTAGAAAATATAATTGATTGTTATATTAACCCTATTTGGTTTATTGAACCACTGCATGGAAATAAAAACTGTTCTCTGACTTTATTGATCAGTTTAATGccagtattttttaaactttgtcaACCAGtggcaaatagtaaaaaaaaaatttgaaatttagcTTTCTATGCTCACTTTTGGCCTTGGTAAATCATCTATATGTGTGACGCTGGACTCAGAAACAATTTTGCGGTTGTTCCTAAAATGTGCTTCCCAATAACATTTGTTTCATAACTAGTATTCTGTGTGGTTAACAAGTGTCCTGGGAGCCAAGAAGGGGACAAACTATCAGttatacatttttgaatatatataatcTTCTTTTGGATCAAAAAGATGCAGTTCCTGGCAACGTAAACATTGGTATTTTCTCTTTATCTAGATTTCATTTCAACATGGACATGGCAGCACCCAAACACGTTTTTGGTGTAccctcttatatttttttatttgtaataaaatgtaataaaatattaatgactTCTAGTATTCTTTCAATAAAAGGACAACATTATTCCAGGGGTGGGAACAGAAATTGGGTTGTATGTTTGATGCTTCCCACAAGGACTGGATTCCCCAGCTTGTTTATAAATCATCAATCAGATATCAAGAAAtgggattcaaaatattttccattgGTTTAGAATTGCTGAGCATCTTTTTTCCTACTGAATCTAAAATGTGATGGAGATGTGGTGCTGAGGTTGGAAGCATGTTACacatttttctggttttatcAACTTTTTGTGCATCTTTTAAAACAGAAGATGGATCACGAAGATCCTTCCGATCAAGCATTCTTTTTTCTTCAACACAATGTAttaccttaaaaaatatattggaacACTATCTTGCTTCAGCTGCCTGATGGAAAACTTCCTCTCCCCCACTGAGGCATGTGGTGGTGCAGTTACTGAAATGATGCTCACGGAGGATCTCACATACATCCTACATAATACGCGGGAGAAATTTGTTTCAACCTGGGTTGCATGGATGCTTTTTCAAGATTGCCAAGATTATAGTTGCCACCCAGACCCTGccctttataatattattatttcttcacCTGGGTATTAATTTATTCCCTGATGACATAATATTTGTTGCTACCTCTGTCAAGGTTGTCCATAAAGGGCTGTTGTTATTGTAATGTGATACAGATAGTTATGTATACTCTTCATGACCTCACTGTCCTCctattgcaaataaaacattttcagaataaggaatgttataaaaaaaaaaaaaaaaaaaaaggcagcaccgGCCATAGAACTAAATACACACTAACCAGCTACTCTCTTGCCAATATCTTTCACATTCCAGATTTGCACATGGACAGAAGTCATGTACTTATGCAAACTGGTGGTTGCAGAAAGTTTATAGTATAAGTGATACCATTTATTAGCAAACGTAAAGTTTTGTTAGCCAAGAGCATCACTTGTAGTAGTAACTTTCTACATTAATCATTGGCTTATGCAGTACAGAACTCTGCAACTGTCATTTACTGGTTTATATGCAATATACCACAGAAACACACTGCTAGTATACCTCAGCATTGTACGTATATAAATTCACCACCATGCACAAACGTGTTTATCCTGGCTCCAAAAGGTATtcctgtgcttaaaaaaaaacacaaaacattttttgattgaaACCTCAACTGCAGAGTTTAGTGTGTTACTATGTGCTGCCAGCTTCAGTCTCTGCCTTTGTTACGGCTATCAATGTACTCCAAAGTTTCCGGGAGGAAAAGCCGATCTGTTTTTGTAGGGTCCATGATTATCACAGGCGAGGCCAATGCATACCCTCCAGTGACATGAATGTaggacaatttatatatatttttattttcaaaaaaagtacCTTTTAACCACCTTGCTCTCCTCCACAGGCTTACAGTGTCAAGCTAAATCCATACTATAATTATGTATCTTTTTAGGCAATTTTTAACCTGTATGGGTTCTTTACAGTATTTAAAGAGAAATGTACACCACTTCACAATCTGCCTGTGACAAATATAtatagtggctcagaggttaacgctctggcctttgcagtgctaagtcccaggttcaaaccttggccaggacactatctgcatggaatttgcaggttctccccgtgtttctgttttcttccactttccaaaaacatgcagttgcgttaaaaaaattgaccttaaactgtatttaaacacatttgactgaggcagggacattagattgcgagccccaataagggacagttagtgacatccctatggactttgtaaagtgctgcataatatgttggcgctatgtaaatactgtgtaataatatatatatatatatatatatatatatatatatatatatacacacacagttgGTCCATAAATACTTtgacagagactttttttttcaaattttggttctgtacattaccacaattattttaaatgaaacacctacttcctggagagtgttgttcacttggttggctgttgtgaaggggtttctcttcaccatggaaatgattctgccatcatccaccactgttgtcttccatgaatgtccaggtcttttggcgttgctgagttccccagtgctttgtttctttctcatgatgtaccaaactgtagattttgccactcctaatattgtaacaatttctcggatgggtttttttctgtttttgcaacttaaggatggcttgtttcacctgcatggagagcccctttaaccgcatgttgtctgttcacagcaaaatcttccacatacaggAACCCCccaccctcaaatcaactccaggcctttttgtctacttaattgataatgacaaaacaaagtaaatgcccacaccagcccatgaaatagcatttgagtcaattgtccatttacttttgatGCCCTGAAAGAaagggattgtgtaaaaaaaaaaatgctttagttcctcacatttttatgcaatctttttgttcaacccactgaattaaagctgtaaagttcaactgcatctgagttgtttcatttaaaatgatttgtggtaatgtacagaaccaatatatatatacacatttaccaAAGTACACAAACGCAAGAGATGGCAGGTGTTTACAGCCAGTACACCCACTCACATGTATAGAGGTATCAGTATGGAATgtacaaaatattcagtaaatatcAATTACATCCAAAGTTACAGGATGGACATTTGAAATCAGTCTCCTAACATACCAAGATATTTGTTcaaaagaatatattattatatgtccCATAGAGTTAGGTTgaatatctacaaaaaaaaaaaaaaattattgactaTGGCATCTTTGTCCAATGAGACCTCATTTATGTCATATTTAACACATGCAACTATTTAGTGGGTGGCTGGCTCTGTTTTTCATCATTtatgaaaaatcattttcttgCCAACTAGGCAAATAATAGCTAACAAGTTTCAACATCTAGTAATTTGAGCTCCATGTAAAGTAAGGGAGCCCAAAATTGCCCATTAGCAACATAATTGGCCACTGACCCCAAAAACCAGTATGTGATACAAATCCACTCCATCAGAATTACATTTTGAACATCGGGCAAGAAAGGCTTAAACCTGTAAGCCGTAGAAATATACGCACCTTGCAAAAGTCATCTTCCTATACATGGCATAAAAGGGAAGGATTGACCATGCCCTGGTGAAGTCTTTGAAGAGA is part of the Pyxicephalus adspersus chromosome 3, UCB_Pads_2.0, whole genome shotgun sequence genome and encodes:
- the LOC140327807 gene encoding OCIA domain-containing protein 2-like — protein: MATDGEKAPSQAAPNPFNKCPFTPEQRKELGKIIKECKEESFWYRALPISLGSMLATQGLIYKGYLSKNKRFGSLPKLALAGALGFLIGKISYMGTCKTKFQHTGMDKMFEAGFAPSIAVGFCPKFMGNKNSQCQHRCEECKKKCSKAREQAEQQSAQPPSTS